The following DNA comes from Cellulomonas soli.
GCGACCCCGGCGCGCACGCACGCACCGATCGCGCTCGCGGCGCTCGAGGCCGGCAAGCACGTGGTCGTCGAGAAGCCCGTCGCGGACGGCGGCGTGGCCGCACGGGCGATGGTCGCGCGGGCCGCGGAGCTCGACCGCGTGCTGATGGTCGACCACACGTTCTGCTACACCGCGCCCGTGCTGAAGATGCGTGAGCTGATCGCCGAGGGCGCGCTCGGCGACATCCTCTTCGTCGACTCGGTGCGCATCAACCTCGGTCTCGTGCAGCCCGACGTCGACGTCTTCTGGGATCTCGCGCCGCACGACCTGTCGATCCTCGACTTCATCCTCCCCGGCGGGCTCGTGCCGACCGGCGTCGCGGCGCAGGGCGCCGACCCGATCGGCGCCGGGCAGTCGTGCGTGGGCTACCTGACCCTGCCGCTGCCGGGCGGGGCGATCGCGCACGTGCACGTCAACTGGCTCAGCCCGACGAAGATCCGCCAGATGGTCATCGGCGGCAGCCGCCGCACGATCGTCTGGGACGACCTGTCGCCGCAGCAGCGGCTGACGGTCTACGACCGTGGTGTCGAGCTCGGGCAGCCGCTGCCCGACAAGACCACGACGAACATCTCGTACCGGCTCGGTGACGCCTGGGCGCCCGCCCTGCCGGAGAAGGAGGCCCTGGGAGTGATGGTGAGCGAGTTCGCCGCGGCGATCCGTGAGGGGCGCGCCCCGCGCACCGACGGCCACGCAGGTCTGCGTGTCCTCGACGTGCTGGAGGCGGCCTCGCGCAGCCTGGTCGACGGCGGCCGGCTGACGCCCGTCACCGGTTCGGCCGTGGCCGGGAGCCTCGCGTGAGCGCGCTGACGGGAGCCCGCGCCCTGGTCACCGGGGGAGCGGGCACGATCGGCTCGACCATCGTCGACCAGCTGCTCGACGCCGGGGCCGCGCACGTCGTGGTGCTGGACAACCTGGTGCGCGGCCGGCGGGAGAACCTCGAGGGCGCGCTCGCGACCGGCAAGGTCGACCTGGTGGTCGGCGACCTGCGCGACCGCGACCTCGTGCACGACGTGACCCGCGGGCAGGACCTGGTCTTCCACCAGGCGGCGATCCGGATCACGCAGTGCGCCGAGGAGCCCCGCCTGGCGCTCGAGGTGCTCGTGGACGGCACGTTCACGGTGCTCGAGGCCGCGGCCGAGCACAAGGTCGACAAGGTGATCGCCGCGTCGAGCGCCTCGGTGTACGGGCTGGCCGAGCAGTTCCCGACGACCGAGCGGCACCACCACCACAACAACGACACGTTCTACGGCGCAGCCAAGTCCTTCAACGAGGGCATGGCCCGCAGCTTCCGTGCGATGCACGGCCTGGACTACGTGTTCCTGCGCTACTTCAACGTGTACGGACCGCGCATGGACGTGCACGGCCTGTACACCGAGGTGCTGGTGCGCTGGATGGAGCGCATCGTGGACGGCCAGCCGCCGTTGATCTTCGGCGACGGGCTGCAGACCATGGACTTCGTGTTCACGCGGGACATCGCGCGGGCGAACCTGCTGGCGGCCGCCTCCGACG
Coding sequences within:
- a CDS encoding Gfo/Idh/MocA family protein — its product is MTEKLRAAVIGAGYWGPNLARNFRTSPDWDLVAVCDLDEARARKVVGARSTVEVVTSVTELLARDDVDAVAIATPARTHAPIALAALEAGKHVVVEKPVADGGVAARAMVARAAELDRVLMVDHTFCYTAPVLKMRELIAEGALGDILFVDSVRINLGLVQPDVDVFWDLAPHDLSILDFILPGGLVPTGVAAQGADPIGAGQSCVGYLTLPLPGGAIAHVHVNWLSPTKIRQMVIGGSRRTIVWDDLSPQQRLTVYDRGVELGQPLPDKTTTNISYRLGDAWAPALPEKEALGVMVSEFAAAIREGRAPRTDGHAGLRVLDVLEAASRSLVDGGRLTPVTGSAVAGSLA
- a CDS encoding NAD-dependent epimerase/dehydratase family protein, yielding MSALTGARALVTGGAGTIGSTIVDQLLDAGAAHVVVLDNLVRGRRENLEGALATGKVDLVVGDLRDRDLVHDVTRGQDLVFHQAAIRITQCAEEPRLALEVLVDGTFTVLEAAAEHKVDKVIAASSASVYGLAEQFPTTERHHHHNNDTFYGAAKSFNEGMARSFRAMHGLDYVFLRYFNVYGPRMDVHGLYTEVLVRWMERIVDGQPPLIFGDGLQTMDFVFTRDIARANLLAAASDVVEGVYNVASGTETSLLGLAEALLRAMDSDLDVEHGPERAVNGVTRRLADTTAARVDLGFEAQVGLEDGLRELVDWWRPLREEIAAGRALSAAGRAGGAA